In Lysobacter lycopersici, a genomic segment contains:
- a CDS encoding RelA/SpoT family protein, whose protein sequence is MNASAPKSAPAVGPLPALLAEAARLPEQDAALLDDALASLRALGSDEDALLATALHALGDAVPEAQRAAILRAHPGVAALLEGQDAAAQVWALHAEAGSARNQEGLRRLLLAMVQDLRVVPILLALQLARMRRMDAFDPAQRQAMARLTRDLHAPLANRLGIWQLKWELEDLAFRALEPDTYQRIARLLDDNRGGRERYIAQVRAELAASLAAHDIAAEVAGRPKHIYSIWRKMQKKGVPIGELYDLRALRVLVDDVAACYAALGVVHALWTPVPGEFDDYIARPKRNDYRSLHTAVLGPAGKTVEVQIRTREMHRQAELGVAAHWRYKEGRAGNDAAFSRRIEWMRQLLEAGADGVQGGFESELAEDRVYALTPKGEVVDLPAGATPLDFAYHVHTEVGHRCNGAKVNGRIVPLQTQLRSGDRVEILTAKLAAPRRDWLVVANGFLASPRSREKVRGWFHKLDRARNVQDGRELLEKELRRLGLLQHDLAPVLSRFNVAAVDELQVLVALGDVGPSQVSRALLDLERAPEPETPALRQPRRVAKAKPASLTVVGVDNLMVQVARCCQPLPGEAISGYLTRGRGVSVHRADCPALLRLAAKQPQRLLPVEWGSAAGAQEVAVTVEGVDRKALLKDLTDTIAQADAHVGDLHAETLRGGRVRIRIRLRVPGFEELSRLLGKLERLPGVERARRG, encoded by the coding sequence GTGAACGCTTCCGCCCCGAAATCCGCACCCGCCGTCGGGCCATTGCCGGCCCTGCTGGCCGAGGCCGCGCGCCTGCCGGAGCAGGACGCCGCGTTGCTCGACGATGCGCTGGCGTCGCTGCGCGCGTTGGGCAGCGACGAGGACGCGTTGCTCGCGACCGCGCTGCACGCGTTGGGCGACGCCGTGCCCGAAGCGCAACGCGCGGCGATCCTGCGCGCGCATCCGGGTGTCGCGGCGCTGCTGGAAGGGCAGGACGCCGCCGCGCAGGTCTGGGCGCTGCATGCGGAAGCCGGTTCCGCGCGCAACCAGGAAGGCCTGCGCCGGCTGCTGCTGGCGATGGTGCAGGACCTGCGCGTGGTGCCGATCCTGCTCGCGCTGCAGCTGGCGCGGATGCGGCGGATGGATGCGTTCGATCCCGCGCAGCGGCAGGCGATGGCGCGGCTCACCCGCGACCTGCACGCGCCGCTGGCCAACCGCCTCGGCATCTGGCAGTTGAAGTGGGAACTGGAAGACCTCGCGTTCCGCGCGCTGGAACCCGACACCTACCAGCGCATCGCGCGCCTGCTCGACGACAACCGCGGCGGGCGCGAGCGCTACATCGCGCAGGTGCGCGCCGAACTCGCGGCATCGCTGGCCGCGCACGACATCGCCGCCGAGGTCGCCGGGCGGCCGAAGCACATCTACAGCATCTGGCGGAAGATGCAGAAGAAGGGCGTTCCGATCGGCGAACTCTACGACCTGCGTGCGCTGCGGGTGCTGGTCGACGACGTGGCCGCCTGCTACGCCGCGCTCGGCGTGGTACATGCGCTGTGGACGCCGGTACCGGGCGAATTCGACGACTACATCGCCCGCCCGAAGCGCAACGACTACCGTTCGCTGCATACCGCGGTGCTCGGGCCCGCGGGAAAAACCGTCGAAGTGCAGATCCGCACCCGCGAGATGCACCGCCAGGCCGAACTCGGCGTGGCCGCGCACTGGCGCTACAAGGAAGGCCGCGCCGGCAACGACGCCGCGTTTTCGCGGCGGATCGAATGGATGCGCCAGTTGCTCGAAGCCGGCGCCGACGGCGTGCAGGGCGGCTTCGAAAGCGAACTCGCCGAAGACCGCGTGTACGCGCTCACGCCCAAGGGCGAAGTCGTCGACCTGCCCGCGGGCGCGACCCCGCTCGATTTCGCCTACCACGTGCACACCGAGGTCGGGCATCGCTGCAACGGCGCCAAGGTCAACGGCCGCATCGTGCCGCTGCAGACGCAACTGCGCAGCGGCGACCGCGTCGAGATCCTGACCGCGAAGCTCGCCGCGCCGCGCCGCGACTGGCTGGTCGTCGCGAACGGCTTCCTCGCCAGCCCGCGTTCGCGCGAGAAGGTGCGCGGCTGGTTCCACAAGCTCGACCGCGCGCGCAACGTGCAGGACGGGCGCGAACTGCTGGAAAAGGAATTGCGCCGGCTCGGCCTGCTGCAGCACGACCTCGCGCCGGTGCTGTCGCGCTTCAACGTCGCCGCGGTCGACGAGTTGCAGGTGCTGGTCGCGCTTGGCGATGTCGGGCCCTCGCAGGTCTCGCGCGCGTTGCTCGACCTCGAACGCGCGCCGGAACCGGAAACGCCCGCGCTGCGACAGCCGCGGCGCGTGGCCAAGGCGAAGCCGGCATCGCTCACCGTGGTCGGCGTCGACAATCTCATGGTGCAGGTCGCGCGCTGCTGCCAGCCGCTGCCGGGCGAAGCGATTTCCGGCTACCTGACCCGCGGCCGCGGCGTCAGCGTGCATCGCGCCGATTGCCCGGCCTTGCTGCGGCTCGCGGCGAAACAGCCGCAACGCCTGCTGCCGGTGGAGTGGGGCAGCGCCGCCGGCGCGCAGGAAGTCGCAGTCACCGTCGAGGGCGTGGATCGCAAGGCCCTGCTCAAGGACCTCACCGACACCATCGCCCAGGCCGACGCCCACGTCGGCGACCTGCATGCGGAAACCCTGCGTGGCGGCCGCGTGCGCATCCGCATCCGCCTGCGCGTGCCGGGCTTCGAGGAACTCTCGCGCCTGCTCGGAAAACTCGAGCGCCTGCCTGGGGTGGAACGCGCGCGCCGCGGCTGA